A region of Patescibacteria group bacterium DNA encodes the following proteins:
- a CDS encoding DNA-directed RNA polymerase subunit beta, with the protein MQIKDFSKSKIRLPLPYLLEVEKASWEEFWQRDLKELFEEVSPMRDYTGKWLELWLEGYNLGEPHYANEFEAKKQEDSYSAPFKILVKLVDLKTKQETTQEVFFGDFPLMTDRGTFVINGVERVVISQLLRSPGAFFTLRRLKGVKYFGARIIPNRGSWLEFETDPSGFIGVKIDRKRRVPATTLLRAFGIDSDDKIKSQFSDIDKGEISYISETLKRDIADNQADALVEIYKRLRPGDLASPDTAKELIENMFFNFERYDLSKVGRWKTMERLPELKAKSQKPKAKTQNQKIGTGQEITVEDRVLRVEDIVAVMREIIRLNNTPGSEADEIDHLGNRRVRTISELLKDRLRVGFARVERISKDRMTTLDVSDLAPNKVINPRPFMAVLKQFFSSSQLSQFMDNENILAELEHKRRLTAGGPGGLTRKRAGLQVRDVQPSHYGRICPIQTPEGPNVGLVGHLSIYSRINPYGFIETPYFKVEKGIVTNKVHYMNAFQEEKYIIGDAGINIDNKGNILSVKIDARDKGKPRIVDKSKLDFVDVAPEQFISTATALIPFLQNDDANRALMGSNMQRQSVPLIRATKPLVGTGIEERVVRDSGKAVVATEDGIVEEVDAQHVIIKSQNPKAKIQNYQLRNFDPTNQFTYFHHKPIVRKGQKVKAGDVLADPTGSDGGCLGLGQNLLVAFLSWRGHNYEDAIILSSRVLEEELLSSIHIEILACDVRETKLGPEMTTSDIPNVSEDKLKDLDAEGVIRVGAEIGPNDILVGKISPKGETDLTAEERLLWAIFGEKAKNVKDTSLLMDHGKRGRVVRVKEFSRDLGHKLRPGVIKRIQVEIAQLRKITVGDKLAGRHGNKGIVAKVLPKEEMPFMEDGTPVDIVLNPLGVVSRMNIGQILETHLGWAAHELGYRAISPSLSGANEKDIKEELKKAGLPEDGKVILYDGRTGLPFEQSITVGYIYMMRLIHMVEDKIHMRSIGPYSLITQQPLGGRAQFGGQRFGEMEVWALQGYGAAYALQEMLTIKSDDMTGRAAAYQAILKGRKIESPHIPASFSLLVNELKALGLNVELKEK; encoded by the coding sequence ATGCAGATTAAAGATTTTTCAAAATCAAAAATTCGACTGCCTCTACCTTATCTATTAGAAGTTGAAAAAGCGAGTTGGGAAGAATTCTGGCAAAGGGACTTGAAAGAGCTTTTTGAAGAGGTCTCTCCGATGAGGGATTATACTGGAAAATGGTTAGAGCTTTGGCTTGAGGGTTATAACTTGGGGGAACCCCACTATGCCAATGAATTTGAAGCAAAAAAGCAAGAGGATTCTTATTCTGCCCCGTTTAAAATTTTAGTAAAATTAGTTGACCTCAAGACCAAACAAGAGACAACTCAAGAGGTCTTTTTTGGCGATTTCCCTTTAATGACAGATAGAGGGACTTTTGTTATAAATGGAGTTGAAAGAGTTGTCATTTCTCAACTGCTGCGTTCACCCGGAGCATTTTTCACATTAAGGCGACTCAAGGGCGTAAAATATTTTGGAGCAAGAATTATTCCGAACAGAGGAAGTTGGTTGGAATTTGAAACAGACCCATCTGGGTTTATTGGCGTTAAAATTGATAGAAAAAGAAGGGTGCCGGCAACCACTTTATTAAGGGCGTTCGGCATAGACAGCGATGATAAGATTAAGAGTCAATTTTCGGATATTGATAAAGGAGAAATCAGTTATATTTCTGAAACTTTAAAAAGAGATATCGCTGATAATCAAGCAGACGCATTGGTTGAAATATATAAACGATTAAGGCCAGGGGATTTAGCTTCTCCAGACACCGCCAAAGAGTTGATTGAAAATATGTTTTTTAATTTTGAAAGATATGACCTTTCAAAAGTTGGCAGATGGAAGACAATGGAACGACTTCCAGAGTTAAAAGCCAAAAGCCAAAAGCCAAAAGCCAAAACTCAAAACCAAAAAATAGGGACAGGTCAAGAGATTACAGTAGAGGATAGAGTTTTGAGAGTGGAGGATATTGTCGCAGTAATGAGAGAAATAATTCGGCTTAACAATACTCCTGGGAGCGAAGCGGATGAAATAGACCATTTAGGCAACAGGAGAGTTAGGACGATTTCCGAACTCCTGAAAGACCGATTGAGAGTCGGGTTTGCAAGAGTAGAACGGATTAGCAAAGACAGAATGACTACTTTAGATGTGAGCGACCTTGCCCCAAATAAAGTTATCAATCCAAGGCCTTTTATGGCAGTGCTTAAACAATTTTTTTCATCAAGCCAATTATCTCAATTTATGGATAATGAAAACATTTTAGCAGAGCTTGAACACAAAAGAAGGTTGACTGCAGGGGGACCTGGTGGCTTAACCCGCAAAAGAGCTGGACTTCAAGTGAGAGATGTTCAACCATCTCACTATGGCAGGATTTGTCCTATCCAGACACCAGAAGGACCTAATGTCGGGCTGGTTGGACATTTATCAATTTATAGCAGGATTAATCCATATGGATTCATAGAGACCCCCTATTTTAAGGTTGAAAAAGGCATAGTAACTAACAAGGTTCATTATATGAATGCTTTTCAAGAGGAGAAATATATAATCGGTGATGCTGGTATTAATATTGATAACAAAGGAAATATTCTTTCTGTAAAAATAGATGCGAGAGATAAAGGCAAACCAAGAATAGTTGATAAAAGTAAATTGGATTTTGTTGATGTTGCTCCAGAGCAATTTATTTCCACTGCAACTGCTCTTATTCCATTTTTGCAAAATGATGATGCTAATCGCGCTTTGATGGGGTCAAATATGCAAAGGCAATCAGTCCCTTTGATTAGGGCTACCAAACCATTGGTTGGTACTGGTATTGAGGAGAGGGTTGTTAGGGACTCGGGCAAGGCAGTCGTGGCGACAGAAGATGGCATAGTTGAAGAAGTTGATGCACAGCATGTTATTATAAAAAGCCAAAATCCAAAAGCCAAAATCCAAAACTATCAATTAAGGAATTTTGACCCTACTAATCAATTCACTTATTTCCACCATAAGCCAATAGTTAGAAAAGGGCAAAAAGTTAAGGCAGGCGATGTTTTGGCTGACCCGACTGGCTCTGATGGCGGTTGTCTCGGTTTAGGACAAAACCTTTTGGTGGCGTTCTTATCATGGAGAGGGCACAATTACGAAGATGCTATTATTCTTTCAAGCCGGGTCTTGGAAGAAGAATTACTTTCCAGTATTCATATTGAGATACTTGCTTGTGATGTGCGCGAAACAAAATTGGGTCCAGAAATGACTACTTCAGATATACCGAATGTTTCAGAGGATAAATTAAAGGATTTAGACGCAGAGGGGGTTATAAGAGTGGGAGCGGAAATCGGGCCAAATGATATTTTAGTTGGAAAAATTTCTCCTAAAGGAGAAACAGACCTTACTGCAGAAGAAAGATTATTATGGGCTATTTTTGGAGAAAAGGCGAAAAATGTCAAAGACACCTCGCTTCTAATGGACCATGGGAAAAGGGGCAGAGTGGTAAGGGTTAAGGAGTTTTCAAGGGATTTAGGCCATAAACTTAGACCAGGAGTTATTAAAAGAATTCAAGTTGAGATTGCCCAATTGAGAAAGATTACTGTAGGCGATAAATTGGCTGGAAGGCATGGCAACAAGGGCATCGTTGCAAAGGTTTTGCCAAAAGAGGAAATGCCATTTATGGAAGATGGGACACCGGTAGATATTGTTTTAAACCCATTGGGCGTTGTTTCAAGAATGAATATAGGACAGATATTAGAGACCCATCTTGGTTGGGCTGCTCATGAATTAGGATACAGGGCTATATCTCCGTCATTATCCGGGGCTAATGAAAAAGATATTAAAGAAGAGTTGAAAAAAGCAGGATTACCAGAAGATGGCAAGGTGATTCTTTATGACGGAAGGACGGGCCTGCCGTTTGAACAGAGCATAACAGTGGGATACATATATATGATGAGATTGATTCATATGGTTGAAGACAAGATTCATATGCGCTCCATTGGTCCATATTCCTTAATAACACAGCAACCGCTTGGAGGCAGGGCGCAATTTGGAGGACAAAGATTCGGCGAAATGGAGGTTTGGGCATTACAAGGATATGGCGCAGCATATGCGCTGCAGGAGATGCTCACCATAAAATCAGATGATATGACTGGCAGGGCAGCTGCTTATCAAGCGATATTAAAAGGCAGGAAAATTGAGAGTCCGCATATACCAGCTTCATTTTCTTTATTGGTCAATGAGCTGAAAGCGTTAGGCTTGAATGTGGAACTTAAGGAGAAATAG
- a CDS encoding DNA translocase FtsK produces MAKKRKKRKIAKRAPQKSSFFSMLSRRKREKKAILPDEIRPWVFGIFLIVTAVFTILSFFDLTALAGKWFLKIFGFFMGEAIFIVPLVLALGGLSCFFSKDRRKWSIFIAVMLLTIGTAGVLGLFDLSHNQDIGFDFLYSGRGGWLGNISAWPLMKVFGFLLTLIILLSLVIIAGLIFWFFIYSSHKKEKPLADEEEEEFIPREIKELRKPFIRKVFAPKFQVSKVEDEKEAKKNIEKEAEEESKEPGLMPVIDSTIHPAMSEGNLITDWKLPSFDLLAQDKGTPQAGDIKTNSEVIEKTFEHFGISVKMSDINIGPTVTQYTLKPAEGVKLSKITTLNNNLALALAAHPLRMEAPIPGKSLVGIEVPNKSRTLVRLRNLIDNPVFQSDPSTLLFAIGRDVVGESFYANLSKMPHLLVAGSTGSGKTICLSSIILSLLYKNSPDQLRFILIDPKRVEFSNYNGIPHLLGPVIYDVQKTLSILKWLIDEMERRFEILSNSGSRNIDEYNRKIKGNGKKQEEKKIMPYIILVIDELADLMAAKGREIEAGIVRLAQKSRAVGIHLILATQRPSVEVITGLIKANIIARIAFQVASQIDSRTILDTSGAEKLLGLGDLLFISAELSKPKRIQGAYVSSKEVEQVVDFITKQNHKENREDELADSINSELKRLENFGTIGSRGGDAEFDPVYLEAKQLVLETKKASASFLQRKLRIGYARAARLLDMLEESGVVGPADGAKPREVFIDEEAILKQHQSQVLEGISEDDAVGKEDEYSPSEEYEDFNASEGEEETE; encoded by the coding sequence ATGGCTAAAAAAAGGAAAAAAAGAAAAATAGCCAAAAGAGCGCCTCAAAAATCTTCTTTTTTCTCAATGTTATCCAGACGAAAAAGAGAGAAGAAGGCAATCTTGCCTGACGAGATAAGGCCATGGGTTTTCGGCATTTTTTTGATTGTGACAGCTGTTTTTACTATTCTTTCATTTTTTGATTTAACAGCTCTCGCTGGTAAATGGTTTTTAAAAATTTTTGGCTTCTTTATGGGAGAAGCAATATTTATAGTACCACTTGTATTAGCGTTAGGAGGTCTTTCTTGTTTTTTCTCAAAAGACAGGCGAAAATGGTCTATATTTATAGCAGTGATGCTTCTAACTATTGGGACAGCAGGGGTTTTGGGGTTGTTTGATTTATCTCATAATCAAGATATAGGATTTGATTTTCTTTATTCGGGCCGAGGTGGTTGGTTGGGAAACATTTCTGCTTGGCCATTGATGAAGGTTTTCGGTTTTTTGCTCACATTGATAATATTATTGTCGCTGGTGATAATCGCTGGATTGATATTCTGGTTTTTTATTTATTCTTCGCATAAAAAAGAGAAACCATTAGCAGATGAAGAAGAGGAAGAATTTATACCCAGAGAAATTAAAGAACTGCGCAAGCCATTTATCCGCAAAGTTTTTGCTCCCAAATTTCAAGTGAGCAAAGTTGAAGACGAAAAAGAAGCTAAAAAGAACATAGAGAAAGAAGCAGAAGAAGAATCAAAAGAACCGGGATTGATGCCTGTCATTGACTCGACAATTCATCCAGCAATGAGCGAAGGGAATTTGATAACAGATTGGAAGCTTCCTTCTTTTGACTTGCTCGCTCAAGACAAGGGCACGCCTCAAGCAGGAGACATTAAGACGAATTCAGAAGTTATAGAAAAGACATTTGAACACTTTGGCATTTCTGTGAAAATGTCTGATATCAATATTGGCCCAACAGTGACTCAATATACATTAAAGCCAGCCGAAGGCGTTAAGCTTTCAAAAATAACCACTTTGAATAATAATTTGGCATTAGCATTAGCAGCTCATCCTTTGAGAATGGAGGCGCCGATTCCAGGGAAATCCCTTGTTGGCATAGAAGTGCCAAATAAAAGCAGAACGCTTGTTCGCTTGAGGAATCTCATTGATAATCCCGTTTTTCAGAGCGACCCCTCAACTTTGCTATTCGCGATAGGTAGGGATGTTGTTGGAGAATCATTTTATGCTAATTTAAGCAAGATGCCTCATCTTTTAGTTGCTGGCTCCACAGGTAGCGGAAAAACAATTTGTTTGAGCAGTATAATTCTAAGTTTGCTCTACAAGAATTCGCCAGACCAATTGCGTTTTATCCTGATTGACCCGAAAAGGGTAGAGTTTTCAAATTACAACGGGATTCCTCATCTATTGGGCCCTGTTATATATGATGTCCAAAAAACTTTGAGTATTTTGAAATGGTTGATTGACGAGATGGAGAGAAGATTTGAAATTTTGTCTAATTCTGGAAGCAGGAATATTGATGAATATAATAGAAAAATAAAAGGCAATGGCAAGAAACAGGAAGAAAAGAAAATAATGCCATACATAATCCTCGTTATTGATGAATTAGCAGACCTTATGGCAGCAAAAGGACGGGAAATTGAAGCGGGAATAGTGAGGTTGGCTCAAAAATCAAGAGCTGTCGGAATTCATTTGATTTTAGCTACCCAAAGGCCATCAGTAGAGGTTATCACAGGACTAATTAAGGCGAATATCATTGCCAGAATTGCTTTTCAGGTTGCTTCGCAAATTGATTCAAGGACAATATTGGATACATCTGGTGCTGAAAAATTGCTCGGATTGGGTGATTTATTATTTATTTCAGCCGAGCTTTCTAAACCAAAAAGAATACAGGGCGCTTATGTTTCCAGTAAAGAGGTGGAACAGGTGGTTGATTTTATCACGAAACAGAATCATAAAGAAAATAGAGAGGATGAATTAGCAGACAGCATAAACAGCGAGTTGAAGAGGTTGGAGAATTTTGGAACTATTGGAAGCAGAGGAGGAGATGCGGAATTTGACCCTGTTTATTTAGAAGCAAAGCAATTGGTTCTTGAAACCAAAAAGGCGTCAGCGTCATTTTTGCAGAGGAAATTGAGAATTGGTTATGCCCGCGCTGCCCGGCTCTTGGATATGCTTGAAGAAAGTGGAGTTGTGGGACCAGCTGATGGAGCAAAGCCAAGAGAAGTATTTATTGATGAAGAGGCGATTCTTAAGCAACACCAAAGTCAGGTGCTTGAAGGAATAAGCGAGGACGATGCTGTGGGTAAAGAAGATGAATATTCGCCAAGCGAAGAATACGAAGATTTTAATGCTTCAGAAGGAGAAGAAGAGACAGAATAA
- the rpoC gene encoding DNA-directed RNA polymerase subunit beta' has translation MKVEDIKSIRIKLASPEEILGWSKGEVTKPETINYRTQRPEKDGLFCEKIFGPEKDYQCYCGKYRGIRYKGMTCDRCGVEITKASVRRERMGHIQLACPVSHIWFLRGVPSVMGTILDLSSQQLEKIAYFASYIVVRVDEKAKEMVLAEIEREYKEKCKPHLPVSLREQARLRSVAGGNPKVKIKSTKKEEKEQELMLKRLKEAREEAKKELSAIKPLAVLSEIEFLELSSRYGEIFEAGTGAEALKEIFSNIDSKKLINELENKKKSAIGTERKKLLRRTTLLKDMLENIIEPEWMFLTVLPVLPPALRPMVQLDGGRYASSDLNDLYRRVINRNNRLKYLLEINAPEVILRNEKRMLQEAVDALIDNGMRSGHTTIASTGQARLLKSLADMLKGKQGRFRQNLLGKRVDYSGRSVIVGDPELAFSECGLPKKMALELFKPFVSAKLLEKEVAYNVRQASVLIERGTEEVWEALETVIENRLVLLNRAPTLHRLGVQAFRPKLVEGEAIRIHPLVCEAFNADFDGDQMAVYLPLSEEAQTEAKERMLSGSNLLKPATGLPVVSPRQDMILGCYWLTKIKEGAKGAGKYFSSADETMLAYEAGVIDLRAQIKALIDNQLIETSLGRIIFNKALPEGFPFQNDLMNSKKIKEFARQIIEKYDNAIATRTLDAIKKIGFEYATISGLSWGMDDLVVPPEKPKLLEKAEGEVRKIESYFKKGLLTEEERKSQVIEIWQKTKAEIQYLIPNTLPPDGIVFTAIDAGARGSWSQPVQMAGMKGLVINPSGQIMEFPAKSSFKEGFGILEYFISTHGARKGTADTALRTSTAGYLTRRLIDVAHDVFINENDCKDEEGVVASRADSDEVGQDFIFKIVGRAPIEDIKINGKIIIKKGEFINWEEAREIVNSDISALQVRSPLTCKSAKGVCQKCYGWDLGHNKPVKLGEAVGIVAAQAIGEPGTQLTLRTFHTGGVASGGDITHGLPRVEEVFERRLPKGEAIIALYDGKIIKIDKDTIKIKSVKQKTKNKKEKEAKIKESDTEKNKKMEVVEYKIPVGRTILVKEGDDVEVGHQLCEGSIDLKKLFKFGGKSKTAIYIVKEIQRIYASQGVAIHDKHIETIVRQMFSRVRIKKQGDSHCSEGEMFELRVVMEQNEKLKQAGKELATFQNMILGISKVALTTESFLSSASFEETSRILIKAAISGQEDKLRGLKENVIIGKIIPVGSGYKEAQSEKRKA, from the coding sequence ATGAAGGTAGAAGATATTAAGTCAATAAGAATTAAGTTGGCTTCTCCGGAGGAGATTTTAGGATGGAGCAAGGGAGAGGTTACGAAACCCGAGACAATCAATTATCGCACTCAACGGCCGGAAAAAGATGGTTTGTTTTGCGAAAAGATTTTTGGACCAGAAAAGGACTACCAGTGTTATTGTGGAAAATACAGAGGAATTCGCTATAAAGGAATGACTTGTGATAGGTGCGGAGTGGAGATTACAAAAGCATCTGTAAGAAGAGAGAGAATGGGGCATATACAGTTGGCTTGTCCGGTTTCTCATATTTGGTTTTTAAGGGGCGTGCCATCAGTAATGGGAACGATTTTAGATTTATCCTCGCAGCAATTAGAAAAAATTGCCTACTTTGCCTCATATATTGTTGTGAGGGTTGATGAAAAAGCAAAAGAAATGGTTCTGGCAGAGATTGAGAGAGAATACAAAGAGAAATGTAAACCGCACCTGCCCGTATCGCTACGCGAGCAAGCTCGCTTGCGAAGCGTTGCAGGCGGGAATCCAAAAGTCAAAATCAAAAGCACAAAGAAAGAAGAGAAAGAGCAAGAGTTGATGCTGAAGAGATTAAAAGAAGCAAGAGAAGAGGCAAAAAAAGAGTTGAGCGCTATAAAACCATTAGCTGTTCTTTCTGAAATTGAATTTTTGGAGTTATCTTCAAGATATGGCGAGATATTTGAAGCAGGAACAGGAGCAGAGGCGCTCAAAGAGATTTTTTCCAATATAGATTCAAAAAAGCTCATAAATGAGTTAGAAAATAAGAAAAAAAGCGCTATTGGAACAGAGAGAAAAAAGCTTTTAAGAAGGACAACCCTGCTTAAAGATATGCTTGAAAATATTATTGAACCAGAATGGATGTTTTTGACAGTTTTGCCTGTTTTGCCTCCAGCCCTGCGTCCGATGGTTCAATTAGATGGAGGTAGATATGCGTCTTCAGATTTAAATGACCTTTACAGAAGAGTTATTAACCGCAATAACCGTCTCAAGTATTTGTTGGAAATTAATGCTCCAGAAGTGATATTACGAAATGAAAAAAGGATGCTGCAAGAAGCTGTTGATGCGTTGATTGATAATGGTATGAGAAGCGGACACACAACGATTGCTTCTACTGGTCAAGCCCGTTTACTGAAATCATTGGCAGATATGTTGAAAGGAAAACAAGGAAGATTCCGTCAGAATCTTTTGGGAAAAAGAGTTGATTATTCAGGTAGGTCTGTAATTGTCGGAGACCCAGAGTTGGCGTTTAGTGAATGCGGGTTGCCCAAGAAAATGGCCCTTGAACTATTCAAGCCGTTCGTGAGCGCAAAACTTCTGGAAAAAGAAGTTGCTTATAATGTTCGTCAAGCATCTGTTTTAATAGAAAGAGGGACAGAAGAAGTGTGGGAAGCATTGGAAACAGTTATTGAGAATAGATTAGTTTTGCTCAACAGAGCTCCGACACTACACCGTCTTGGGGTTCAAGCATTTAGGCCAAAATTAGTTGAGGGAGAAGCAATCAGAATTCATCCATTGGTTTGCGAGGCGTTTAATGCGGATTTTGACGGCGACCAAATGGCTGTCTATTTACCTTTGTCAGAAGAAGCGCAAACAGAAGCGAAAGAAAGAATGCTTTCTGGGTCTAATCTTTTAAAGCCAGCAACAGGGCTTCCTGTTGTGAGCCCAAGGCAAGATATGATTTTAGGATGCTATTGGTTGACCAAGATAAAAGAAGGAGCAAAGGGAGCTGGAAAATACTTTTCTTCTGCAGACGAGACCATGTTGGCTTATGAGGCAGGGGTAATTGATTTAAGAGCTCAAATAAAGGCATTAATTGATAATCAATTAATAGAAACCAGCTTGGGCAGGATAATTTTTAATAAGGCATTGCCAGAAGGATTTCCTTTTCAAAATGATTTGATGAATTCAAAGAAAATAAAGGAGTTTGCGCGGCAGATAATAGAAAAATATGATAACGCAATAGCCACTCGGACGCTGGATGCCATTAAGAAGATAGGATTTGAATACGCCACTATCTCTGGATTGAGTTGGGGTATGGATGATTTGGTAGTTCCGCCGGAAAAACCAAAATTATTAGAGAAAGCAGAGGGGGAAGTCAGAAAAATAGAGTCATATTTTAAGAAAGGGCTTTTGACTGAAGAAGAGAGAAAGAGCCAAGTGATAGAAATTTGGCAGAAAACAAAAGCAGAAATTCAATATTTGATACCCAATACTCTTCCTCCAGACGGCATTGTTTTTACAGCTATAGACGCAGGCGCAAGAGGCAGTTGGTCGCAGCCAGTTCAAATGGCGGGAATGAAGGGCCTGGTCATTAATCCCTCTGGTCAGATTATGGAATTCCCTGCAAAAAGTTCCTTTAAAGAAGGATTTGGAATTTTGGAATATTTTATTTCCACCCATGGCGCCAGGAAAGGCACGGCAGATACTGCTTTAAGAACCTCTACCGCAGGATATTTAACAAGACGATTGATTGATGTTGCTCACGATGTTTTTATAAATGAAAACGATTGCAAGGACGAAGAAGGAGTCGTGGCATCAAGAGCTGACAGTGATGAAGTGGGGCAGGATTTCATTTTTAAGATTGTCGGCAGAGCCCCGATTGAGGACATAAAAATAAATGGCAAAATAATAATAAAGAAAGGAGAATTCATTAATTGGGAAGAGGCAAGAGAAATAGTTAATAGTGATATTAGCGCCTTGCAAGTAAGGTCTCCATTAACCTGTAAATCCGCTAAAGGAGTCTGCCAGAAATGTTATGGTTGGGATTTGGGACACAATAAGCCAGTTAAATTAGGCGAGGCAGTCGGCATTGTCGCTGCGCAAGCTATTGGCGAGCCAGGAACACAGCTTACTCTAAGAACCTTCCACACGGGCGGGGTTGCGTCTGGCGGAGACATCACTCACGGATTGCCGAGAGTAGAAGAGGTTTTTGAAAGAAGGCTTCCTAAGGGTGAGGCGATTATTGCTCTTTACGACGGAAAGATAATAAAAATCGATAAGGACACGATAAAAATTAAAAGCGTAAAACAAAAAACAAAAAACAAAAAAGAAAAGGAGGCAAAAATTAAAGAAAGCGATACAGAGAAGAATAAAAAAATGGAGGTGGTGGAGTATAAGATTCCAGTAGGGAGGACGATATTGGTTAAAGAAGGAGATGATGTTGAGGTGGGGCATCAGTTATGCGAAGGAAGCATTGATTTAAAGAAATTATTTAAATTTGGCGGAAAATCAAAAACAGCCATATATATTGTAAAGGAGATTCAGAGGATATATGCTTCTCAAGGCGTTGCGATTCACGACAAACATATTGAGACCATTGTGAGGCAAATGTTCTCAAGGGTAAGAATAAAGAAACAAGGAGATAGCCATTGTTCAGAGGGAGAGATGTTTGAGTTGAGAGTTGTTATGGAGCAGAATGAAAAACTCAAACAAGCAGGTAAGGAATTAGCAACCTTTCAAAATATGATTCTCGGCATTTCTAAAGTTGCGCTTACTACTGAAAGCTTCTTATCATCTGCTTCTTTTGAAGAGACATCTCGTATTTTAATAAAGGCAGCGATTTCTGGACAAGAGGATAAGCTCCGTGGGTTGAAGGAAAATGTAATTATTGGAAAAATTATTCCTGTCGGTAGTGGGTACAAGGAAGCGCAAAGCGAAAAGCGAAAAGCGTAA